One window from the genome of Ignavibacteria bacterium encodes:
- a CDS encoding AlwI family type II restriction endonuclease, with translation MLRVWNIGNTTVRNPKRIENALRVFVEEGFSGNAKGKDQEERLLNKLRENRVVEFEGEPSAWNGRKWRAAFYQLGFISYEKYLIDKVTFSAEEFFKKINCSKISFPYQITPAGKKLISTDRIAEIEEIYTRQLLCYELPNSLERRFDNGPLKPFILFLQVLQLLRSKNLDGLSKLEVGLFLQRFYTHSPDLAENIVKNLLAFRHDLSSCKNSNERKAIKKKYVESLRKEITIDPQSVVSDYSDTTFRYFLLTGLFSRKGETISIRDSKVEFVNYLLESEPVFTFNTNPYEYFSNFYNCSYPLPIDDIEFSFKEVQRLKSGVKDKRHELFKRAETITLDSGMKEINDLRLDLIEYNNWEREVDFASQQQSIKSVNEILEYLAILNNEKPTGHLEIDDRPAYLEWAVWRSFLAINEIICPVHETRRFPVDYDFFPRNTAPGGGSDLIFVFKNYILVVEVTLTSSSRQMAVESEPVRRHTVQYQNIFKDKTVYCLFVAPSIDNNVVETFRIGVWYKNDEEEFVNILPMELGDFINLFEIFRYKKFTNDDLKSLMDRCLVFRNARAPLWKRKISLEIKEWKNSFLKE, from the coding sequence ATGCTAAGAGTTTGGAATATAGGAAACACTACTGTTAGAAATCCTAAGAGAATTGAAAACGCCTTAAGGGTATTTGTTGAAGAAGGTTTTTCTGGCAACGCAAAAGGTAAAGATCAGGAAGAACGACTCCTCAACAAATTAAGAGAAAACCGAGTTGTTGAGTTCGAGGGTGAACCCTCAGCTTGGAATGGACGAAAATGGCGTGCCGCTTTCTATCAACTCGGTTTTATTAGCTATGAAAAGTATCTCATAGATAAGGTAACATTTTCTGCTGAAGAATTCTTCAAAAAGATAAATTGTTCAAAGATATCATTTCCTTATCAGATCACTCCTGCAGGCAAAAAGTTAATATCTACGGATAGAATTGCAGAAATAGAAGAAATTTATACCAGACAATTACTTTGTTATGAACTGCCAAATTCTTTGGAGAGAAGATTTGATAATGGCCCCTTAAAACCTTTTATACTATTTCTACAAGTATTACAACTATTAAGATCTAAAAATCTCGATGGATTATCAAAACTAGAGGTCGGATTATTTTTACAAAGATTTTATACTCATAGCCCCGATCTAGCTGAGAATATTGTAAAGAATTTACTTGCTTTCAGGCACGATTTATCATCATGTAAGAATTCAAATGAACGAAAGGCAATTAAGAAAAAATATGTGGAATCCCTTCGGAAGGAAATCACCATAGACCCTCAATCCGTCGTTTCTGATTATTCAGATACCACATTCAGGTATTTTTTGCTGACAGGGTTATTTTCAAGAAAGGGAGAAACAATCAGTATAAGAGACAGCAAAGTTGAATTTGTGAATTATCTTTTGGAATCGGAACCCGTGTTCACATTCAATACCAATCCGTATGAATATTTTTCCAATTTTTATAACTGTAGTTATCCCCTTCCTATTGATGATATTGAATTTTCTTTCAAAGAGGTTCAAAGGTTAAAATCCGGAGTAAAAGATAAAAGACACGAATTATTTAAAAGAGCCGAGACTATTACTTTAGATTCAGGAATGAAAGAAATCAATGATCTTCGTCTTGACCTCATTGAATACAATAATTGGGAAAGAGAAGTTGATTTCGCTTCACAACAGCAATCCATAAAATCAGTCAATGAAATCCTTGAATATCTTGCTATATTAAATAATGAGAAACCAACGGGACATCTTGAGATTGATGATAGACCCGCATATCTAGAATGGGCTGTATGGAGGTCATTTCTCGCTATAAATGAAATTATTTGTCCTGTTCATGAAACAAGAAGGTTCCCCGTAGATTATGATTTTTTCCCGCGAAACACTGCCCCCGGAGGGGGTTCTGACTTAATTTTTGTATTTAAGAACTACATTTTGGTTGTTGAAGTAACTTTGACTTCATCATCTAGGCAAATGGCAGTAGAAAGTGAGCCAGTAAGAAGACACACAGTTCAATATCAAAACATTTTTAAGGATAAAACTGTCTATTGTTTATTCGTTGCCCCCAGTATTGATAATAATGTAGTTGAGACTTTTAGGATCGGTGTTTGGTACAAAAATGATGAAGAAGAATTTGTTAATATTCTCCCGATGGAACTCGGTGATTTTATTAACTTGTTCGAGATTTTCAGGTATAAAAAATTTACAAACGATGATCTTAAAAGTCTAATGGACCGATGCTTGGTGTTTCGAAATGCCCGCGCTCCTCTATGGAAACGCAAGATAAGCTTGGAAATAAAAGAATGGAAAAATTCTTTTTTGAAAGAGTAA
- a CDS encoding discoidin domain-containing protein, which yields MKIKILATSILFTVFLAIQLHGQVLFEEKFESVAAWKINSSEGVSVNKQSDKGLAGKCVRFDIDFKVGSGYGGIYDLLSLDLPDNYQITFYVKAKGLPPNNFEFKLVDPSGDNVWWVNRKGFDFPSEWTKMTVRKRNLGFAWGPQGGGEIKKLGRVELIVASINGGKGSVFIDELKIEKLDPPTVPTLPPVVTNNFYGEEDVPNSLFDGKSETGLSSGTKIKEFTIDIDLTVQKEFGGIVLEWDKEMYPHGFSILASNDLKKWNTLSKNKGKGGKTYIVTPEAQYRYIRIVVDNKKKYESYLKEIEFKDLSFADNHNNLYYTIAASSPRGWFPRYTLKQQNYFTVTGVSGDVKEGLLSEDGLLETDKQSFSVEPFLHLEGKFYTWNDVKISHSLVDNYIPVPSVIWEGDNFDLKITSFASGEVENSVLYSEYSVTNKTGKEISGSLFLALRPFQVNPPWQDLNFYGGTAKIETIDLKNGYALVNGKTAVIPLGITGNFGALTFDEGDISTYISENKLPDSKKVTDKTGLGSAAYSFNLKLKPGETRRFTFAIPQYKKTIPETLVKLSSKNDIYKTELLKTKDFWQKKLGHISWKVPKELETVFNTVKTNIGYILINRDNVGIQPGSRSYERSWIRDGALTSAALLKMGLQKEVKQFAEWYSKYLYPNGMVPCVVDKRGPDPVPENDSNGEFIYLIYQYYRYTGDKDFIKNLFPKVEDAVGFIRHMIAQRSTDHFKNNPNDSIRSLYGLVPESISHEGYSDKPMHSYWDNFFTLLGLKDAVTMAKLIGRNDLAASWSVTRDSFETNLYNSINLSIKRTGIDYIPGCAEKGDFDATSTTIAVYPGGEIHNLPQPYLDNTFKRYYKFFTDRRDGKLKWNEYTPYEMRTIGTFNFSGQTDIVWELIQFFMKDQRPQGWNHWAEVVTRDYRYARFVGDMPHTWCGSDFINAIRAMVVHERESDNSLLVAPGFPNAWYEFEEGFKFENLPTYYGELNFEIVKKGLEATINITGDIKIPEGGIRYVIPPKFRKERIELNDKHIEPGLDGEVVIKSLPAKVELIYWK from the coding sequence ATGAAGATTAAAATTTTGGCGACATCTATTCTGTTTACTGTTTTTCTGGCTATTCAACTTCATGGACAGGTACTTTTTGAAGAAAAATTTGAGTCTGTAGCTGCATGGAAAATCAACTCATCCGAGGGTGTTTCGGTAAATAAACAGTCTGACAAGGGCCTCGCAGGTAAATGTGTCAGATTTGATATCGATTTCAAAGTGGGCAGTGGATACGGCGGAATCTATGACCTCTTATCCCTCGACCTCCCTGATAATTACCAGATAACCTTTTATGTGAAGGCAAAAGGTCTTCCCCCAAACAATTTTGAATTTAAACTGGTTGATCCATCGGGCGACAATGTATGGTGGGTTAACAGAAAAGGTTTTGACTTTCCATCTGAATGGACTAAGATGACTGTGCGGAAACGGAATCTCGGTTTTGCATGGGGTCCGCAGGGTGGCGGTGAGATTAAAAAACTCGGGAGAGTTGAACTGATAGTTGCATCAATCAATGGTGGCAAAGGGTCTGTCTTTATCGATGAACTGAAAATTGAAAAACTCGATCCGCCGACTGTACCGACACTTCCCCCTGTTGTAACAAATAATTTTTACGGGGAAGAGGATGTCCCCAATTCACTTTTTGACGGAAAGTCTGAGACGGGACTTAGCAGTGGTACCAAAATCAAGGAGTTCACCATCGATATCGATCTGACCGTACAAAAGGAGTTCGGTGGTATCGTACTCGAGTGGGACAAGGAAATGTATCCGCACGGTTTCTCTATTCTGGCATCCAATGACCTGAAAAAGTGGAATACCCTCTCCAAAAACAAAGGGAAGGGGGGAAAAACTTATATTGTAACTCCCGAAGCTCAATACCGGTACATCAGAATTGTTGTTGATAACAAGAAAAAATATGAATCTTATCTTAAAGAGATTGAATTTAAAGACCTGAGCTTTGCTGACAACCATAACAACCTTTATTACACTATTGCTGCATCAAGCCCAAGAGGCTGGTTCCCGCGCTATACCCTGAAACAACAAAATTACTTTACTGTAACAGGTGTCTCAGGTGATGTGAAGGAGGGACTCCTCAGCGAAGACGGATTGCTCGAAACCGACAAACAGTCTTTCTCTGTGGAGCCGTTTCTTCATCTGGAGGGCAAATTTTACACATGGAATGATGTCAAAATTTCCCATTCACTCGTGGATAACTATATCCCGGTTCCATCAGTGATCTGGGAGGGAGATAATTTTGATCTGAAAATTACCTCCTTTGCCTCGGGTGAAGTGGAGAACTCAGTCCTCTACTCTGAATATTCGGTCACAAACAAAACCGGGAAGGAAATCAGCGGCTCTCTCTTCCTCGCACTTCGACCTTTTCAGGTTAATCCTCCTTGGCAGGACCTGAATTTCTACGGTGGTACCGCCAAAATTGAGACCATCGACCTGAAAAATGGATACGCTCTTGTAAACGGTAAAACAGCCGTAATTCCTTTGGGCATCACCGGGAATTTTGGAGCCCTCACTTTTGACGAAGGCGACATTTCAACTTATATCTCGGAAAACAAACTCCCAGATTCAAAAAAAGTTACCGATAAAACCGGACTGGGCTCAGCCGCCTATTCTTTTAATCTGAAACTGAAACCCGGTGAGACCCGGCGGTTTACATTCGCCATTCCTCAGTATAAAAAAACAATTCCGGAAACCCTGGTTAAACTCTCGTCAAAAAATGACATTTATAAAACAGAACTTTTGAAAACCAAAGATTTCTGGCAGAAGAAACTGGGACACATCTCATGGAAGGTTCCGAAAGAACTTGAAACTGTTTTTAACACAGTTAAAACCAACATCGGCTACATCCTGATAAACAGAGATAATGTCGGTATCCAACCCGGTTCCCGCTCTTATGAAAGATCATGGATAAGGGATGGTGCCCTCACTTCGGCTGCACTTCTGAAAATGGGGCTGCAAAAAGAAGTTAAACAATTCGCTGAATGGTATTCAAAATATCTGTATCCCAATGGAATGGTCCCTTGTGTAGTCGATAAAAGAGGTCCCGACCCCGTTCCCGAAAATGACAGCAACGGCGAATTTATCTATCTGATTTATCAATATTACAGATATACAGGCGACAAGGATTTTATTAAAAACCTCTTCCCCAAGGTTGAAGATGCTGTTGGTTTCATCCGTCACATGATCGCCCAAAGAAGCACGGATCACTTCAAAAACAATCCAAACGATTCCATCAGATCACTCTATGGACTGGTTCCTGAATCGATAAGCCACGAAGGGTACTCAGATAAACCGATGCATTCATACTGGGATAATTTCTTCACATTGCTCGGACTTAAGGATGCGGTCACGATGGCTAAACTGATTGGAAGGAACGATCTTGCAGCATCCTGGTCAGTTACAAGAGACTCTTTCGAGACAAATCTCTACAATTCAATAAATCTCTCCATCAAGAGAACAGGTATCGATTACATCCCCGGGTGTGCAGAAAAAGGTGACTTCGATGCGACTTCCACAACAATAGCCGTCTATCCGGGAGGTGAAATCCACAATCTGCCACAACCGTATCTCGACAATACTTTCAAGAGATACTACAAATTTTTTACTGACAGACGGGATGGAAAGTTAAAATGGAATGAGTATACCCCGTATGAAATGAGAACGATCGGCACATTTAACTTTTCGGGACAAACCGATATCGTTTGGGAACTGATTCAATTCTTCATGAAAGATCAAAGACCACAGGGCTGGAACCACTGGGCTGAAGTGGTCACTCGTGATTACAGATATGCCAGATTCGTCGGTGATATGCCCCACACATGGTGCGGATCCGATTTTATCAATGCAATCAGGGCAATGGTTGTCCACGAGAGAGAATCTGATAATTCACTTCTTGTTGCTCCCGGTTTTCCGAACGCCTGGTATGAATTTGAGGAGGGATTCAAGTTCGAAAATCTCCCCACCTACTATGGGGAATTGAACTTTGAAATTGTAAAAAAAGGACTTGAAGCCACCATAAATATTACTGGTGACATCAAAATTCCCGAAGGTGGCATTAGATATGTGATTCCTCCAAAATTCCGGAAAGAAAGAATCGAACTGAACGATAAACACATCGAACCCGGCCTCGATGGCGAGGTGGTAATTAAATCCCTTCCCGCAAAAGTTGAATTGATTTATTGGAAATGA
- a CDS encoding LexA family transcriptional regulator produces MREKSLIASRLREFAYSKTDRLTEFAKSLDMLPQTLNSYLSGKITPGSELLIKLSEMGCDIEWLLTGRTGSDARARHNTGDRKERVYPVMGTVPAGKAEIQDWSDLNEFRDLEYDPDTHFYLKVDEEFGYSMMPLVNPGDYVLVSMYGKVKPGDLVVALYDKTKGALKIYNENENLPGIAMLSSYNQSIQPMVFKRDEIKIYKVVLIEKKG; encoded by the coding sequence ATGAGAGAAAAATCTTTAATAGCATCAAGATTAAGAGAATTCGCTTACTCCAAAACCGACCGTTTAACGGAGTTTGCGAAGTCACTTGATATGTTGCCCCAAACGCTTAATTCCTATCTCTCGGGGAAGATCACCCCGGGATCAGAGCTGTTGATAAAGCTTTCTGAGATGGGGTGTGACATCGAGTGGCTGCTTACCGGCAGAACCGGCAGTGATGCAAGAGCCCGACATAACACGGGTGACAGAAAAGAGCGGGTGTATCCGGTAATGGGGACTGTACCGGCGGGAAAAGCCGAAATTCAGGACTGGAGCGATCTGAACGAATTCCGTGATCTTGAGTATGATCCCGACACTCACTTCTACCTGAAAGTTGATGAAGAGTTTGGTTACAGCATGATGCCTCTGGTAAATCCGGGAGATTATGTTCTGGTGAGCATGTACGGAAAAGTAAAGCCGGGTGATCTGGTGGTTGCCCTGTATGATAAAACAAAGGGGGCATTAAAAATATACAATGAGAATGAAAATCTGCCCGGGATTGCCATGTTGAGTTCTTATAATCAGTCAATTCAACCCATGGTTTTCAAGAGAGATGAAATTAAAATTTATAAAGTTGTACTGATAGAAAAGAAGGGTTGA
- a CDS encoding cation transporter, with translation MKTTFIGILVSFVLVITKGTAGILGNSYALVADAIESLSDIFTSTIVLAGLKYASRPKDEDHPYGHGKAEPLAGMFVSLMLVAAAVVIIVQSLHEIITPHHAPESYTLLVLIGVIFVKEVLFRKIIVVGEGLGSTAVKNDAWHHRSDAITSAAAFIGIAIALIGGEGYEEADDYAALFASFIIIYNAISLFMPALKEILDTAPPVEFKEKIKACAMEVEGVEDIEKCHIRKMGFEYYIDMHVIVNGNLSVHEGHKIAHQVKDRIKEVFPSVSDVLCHIEPFDPDSYVSKNKDGNLFL, from the coding sequence ATGAAAACAACCTTCATCGGGATACTTGTTTCTTTTGTACTGGTAATAACCAAAGGCACCGCCGGAATTCTGGGAAACTCCTATGCACTCGTTGCTGATGCAATAGAATCATTATCAGATATTTTTACATCCACAATAGTTCTTGCCGGACTAAAATATGCATCCCGTCCCAAAGATGAAGACCATCCATATGGTCACGGAAAGGCAGAGCCGCTTGCGGGAATGTTTGTTTCATTGATGCTTGTTGCGGCCGCGGTTGTCATCATCGTGCAAAGTCTCCATGAAATCATTACCCCTCATCATGCCCCTGAATCGTATACACTTCTTGTGTTAATTGGGGTAATATTTGTGAAAGAAGTACTATTTAGGAAAATTATTGTCGTTGGCGAGGGACTTGGCAGCACTGCAGTGAAAAATGATGCATGGCACCACAGAAGTGACGCAATAACTTCAGCAGCAGCATTCATCGGAATAGCCATTGCGCTTATTGGCGGAGAGGGTTATGAGGAGGCGGATGATTATGCAGCTCTTTTCGCTTCATTTATCATCATTTATAATGCCATCTCGCTTTTCATGCCGGCTCTCAAGGAGATACTGGATACAGCACCTCCGGTGGAATTCAAAGAAAAAATAAAAGCTTGCGCCATGGAAGTGGAGGGGGTTGAGGATATCGAAAAGTGCCATATTAGAAAGATGGGTTTCGAATATTACATCGACATGCATGTTATAGTGAACGGTAATTTGTCAGTACACGAAGGACACAAGATCGCACATCAAGTTAAAGACCGGATTAAGGAAGTGTTCCCGAGCGTTTCAGATGTGCTGTGCCACATCGAACCTTTCGATCCCGACTCCTATGTCTCCAAGAACAAGGATGGGAACCTGTTTTTGTAA
- the cas6 gene encoding CRISPR-associated endoribonuclease Cas6 has product MRIRISVHFEPKKLSVNYNYGISTAIRRLLRIGTPKFAEFLKDNDYKIDPKKFDLFTFSLRFEKMKMSGPMIQLLSPKAFIHVSFPILHEFLDFDQLDQSVKHDLKIKIAGEDVEVRGAKLDFIPESSFSSEMRFIFLSPLVQSTFRFINQKERIYFLRPEDKHELDALLRDNLIDKYKAISKNYGYQAGPLHIFWDQEYASKHERITKKISVENPKAKPMDLIGILSPCTIIGDPNLIKTGFIAGFGEKTYLGMGMAEHLYETSYSDSI; this is encoded by the coding sequence ATGCGAATAAGAATATCGGTTCATTTTGAGCCCAAAAAATTGTCTGTAAATTATAATTACGGAATCTCAACGGCCATCAGGCGGTTGCTGAGGATAGGTACGCCCAAATTTGCCGAATTTTTGAAGGATAACGACTACAAAATCGATCCAAAGAAATTTGATCTATTTACTTTCTCTCTACGGTTCGAGAAAATGAAGATGTCGGGTCCGATGATACAGTTGCTTTCGCCAAAAGCCTTCATTCATGTCTCATTCCCGATTCTTCACGAATTCCTCGATTTCGACCAGCTCGACCAGTCGGTTAAACACGATTTGAAAATCAAAATCGCGGGTGAGGATGTGGAAGTGAGGGGAGCAAAACTCGATTTTATTCCTGAATCCTCCTTCTCTTCCGAGATGAGGTTCATTTTTCTTTCCCCCCTGGTTCAATCAACATTCAGATTTATTAATCAGAAGGAAAGAATTTATTTCCTGAGACCTGAGGACAAGCACGAACTTGATGCCCTGCTCAGGGATAATCTTATCGACAAATACAAGGCTATCTCGAAAAACTACGGTTATCAGGCAGGACCTCTCCACATTTTTTGGGATCAGGAATACGCCAGCAAGCATGAGCGGATAACCAAAAAGATTTCTGTTGAGAATCCCAAGGCAAAACCGATGGATTTGATCGGTATCCTCTCACCTTGCACCATTATTGGTGATCCGAATCTAATTAAGACCGGATTCATTGCAGGGTTTGGTGAAAAAACATACCTCGGGATGGGTATGGCAGAACACCTCTACGAGACTTCCTACTCCGATTCTATCTGA
- a CDS encoding TRAP transporter small permease subunit, producing MEKFLRFNDKIQEAAGGISALLSVLLVLLVSIDVIARYLFNSGSVAAQELEWHIFALIFILAAGYTLKHDEHVKIDVLYSRFSPKKQALVNILGVIFLLIPFCLFVIWFSIDFFLVSFEINEASSDPGGLPARYILKLFIPIGFILLLMQGISFLHASLIEYKQNSGDK from the coding sequence ATGGAAAAATTTTTACGGTTTAATGACAAAATTCAGGAGGCTGCAGGGGGAATCTCTGCATTACTCTCCGTTTTGCTTGTTCTGCTTGTTTCTATCGATGTGATCGCAAGATATCTGTTCAATTCAGGAAGTGTAGCCGCACAGGAACTCGAGTGGCATATCTTTGCCCTTATATTTATCCTCGCTGCCGGCTACACATTGAAACACGATGAACATGTTAAAATCGATGTCCTTTACTCCCGGTTTTCTCCCAAGAAACAGGCTCTCGTTAACATTCTGGGCGTCATATTCCTTCTCATTCCGTTTTGTCTTTTTGTAATCTGGTTCTCAATCGACTTTTTCCTCGTCTCATTCGAAATCAATGAAGCTTCTTCCGATCCGGGTGGACTTCCTGCCCGTTACATTCTAAAACTTTTCATTCCGATTGGATTTATCCTTCTCCTGATGCAGGGTATCTCATTTTTGCATGCATCGCTAATTGAATACAAACAAAACTCCGGGGATAAATGA
- a CDS encoding sulfite exporter TauE/SafE family protein, whose product MDDLLKYSLLLVTGFFTGILNIMAGGGSILTLPALIYIGLDPNLANGTNRIFILMQNLTAVVAFSNEKMSYFKESFRLAIFTIPGAVIGALAAVRIEGDVFVKILGIVTIVLSLLMFIPVKTGEGANPVKTKALLYPLLFAIGFYGGFIQAGTGIFIMFILRSFLKIDLVKVNVHKVFIAFIFTIPAFFIFVYHGQIDWIAGFILGIGSIFGAWFSAKTVLKLGEKVVKIVLLISSFLIALDLLDVI is encoded by the coding sequence TTGGACGACCTTCTCAAATATTCTCTTCTTCTTGTAACCGGATTTTTTACCGGGATTTTGAACATTATGGCAGGAGGGGGTTCGATTCTTACTCTACCCGCATTGATTTACATAGGACTTGATCCGAATCTTGCAAACGGCACAAACCGCATCTTCATCCTTATGCAGAATCTGACAGCAGTGGTTGCATTTTCCAATGAGAAGATGAGTTACTTCAAGGAATCATTCAGACTCGCAATTTTTACAATACCGGGAGCAGTAATAGGTGCATTGGCTGCAGTAAGAATTGAGGGGGATGTTTTTGTAAAAATACTCGGTATTGTCACCATTGTTCTTTCGTTGTTGATGTTTATCCCTGTAAAAACCGGTGAAGGCGCAAATCCCGTAAAAACAAAAGCCCTGCTTTACCCCCTCCTTTTCGCAATTGGTTTTTACGGAGGTTTTATTCAGGCAGGCACGGGAATCTTTATAATGTTTATTCTAAGGAGTTTTCTCAAGATAGACCTCGTGAAAGTAAATGTTCATAAGGTTTTTATAGCTTTTATTTTTACAATACCCGCATTTTTTATCTTTGTTTATCACGGACAGATCGACTGGATTGCAGGCTTCATTCTGGGTATCGGTTCCATTTTCGGAGCATGGTTCTCAGCAAAAACGGTACTCAAACTTGGTGAAAAAGTTGTCAAAATTGTCCTTTTAATTTCCAGTTTTCTCATTGCCTTAGACTTGTTGGATGTAATATAA
- a CDS encoding TRAP transporter large permease subunit translates to MEELVPFIFFAVIIISLLMGFPVAFTLGGVSVLFGTLMLGPEFLSILPLRVYGIMSNFVLLAVPLFIFMGVMFERSGIAEELLETMALVFGKLRGGLAIGVLLVGALLGASTGIVGATVVTMGILSLPVMIKRNCSIPDSAGIIAASGTLGQIIPPSIILILLGSVTNVPVGNLFMAAVIPGLLLTGLYFLWILSLNFFKPSAFPPMSDEELADFRQGRIKKFLSAIFLPGILILLVLGSIFFGIASPTEAAGVGAIGATVLAALRKKLNKDNVLYVAKKTVTITTMALIILVGATAFSLVFRELEGDVVLTEMIMASEISPQIFLLLVMLIIFLAGFLIDFIEIIFIVVPIVDPIFRHFGMDMLWISILIALNLQTSFLTPPFGFSLFYLKGVAPKEVRTLDIYKGVIPYIIIQLVALALVAAFPEIIRLI, encoded by the coding sequence ATGGAAGAGCTCGTACCGTTTATATTTTTTGCAGTTATCATTATTTCTCTATTGATGGGGTTTCCTGTAGCGTTCACACTCGGAGGTGTCTCTGTTTTGTTCGGTACCTTAATGCTCGGACCGGAATTCCTGTCGATTCTTCCCCTCAGAGTTTACGGAATAATGTCAAATTTTGTCCTTTTGGCAGTCCCTCTCTTCATTTTTATGGGGGTAATGTTTGAGAGATCGGGAATTGCCGAGGAATTGCTCGAAACGATGGCATTGGTTTTTGGGAAACTGCGGGGTGGTCTGGCTATAGGTGTTCTGCTGGTTGGTGCTCTACTTGGTGCCTCTACCGGCATTGTCGGGGCAACGGTTGTGACGATGGGAATACTCTCCCTCCCTGTAATGATAAAAAGGAATTGCTCAATTCCCGATTCTGCAGGAATAATTGCGGCCTCGGGTACTCTCGGGCAGATCATCCCGCCGAGTATCATCCTAATTCTTTTGGGAAGTGTAACCAATGTACCTGTCGGTAATCTCTTCATGGCTGCGGTAATCCCGGGACTCCTGCTTACAGGTTTGTATTTTTTATGGATACTGTCACTCAATTTTTTCAAACCATCTGCTTTTCCCCCAATGTCAGATGAGGAACTAGCCGATTTCAGACAAGGAAGAATTAAAAAATTCCTCTCAGCCATCTTTCTCCCGGGTATCCTGATTCTTCTCGTTCTCGGTTCAATATTTTTTGGAATTGCATCTCCCACGGAAGCGGCGGGTGTGGGCGCGATCGGTGCAACCGTTTTGGCAGCTCTTCGGAAAAAACTGAACAAAGACAATGTTCTTTATGTCGCAAAAAAAACTGTGACCATAACAACGATGGCACTAATAATTCTTGTGGGGGCAACTGCATTCAGTCTTGTTTTCAGGGAACTGGAAGGGGATGTGGTGCTTACCGAGATGATAATGGCTTCAGAGATTTCACCTCAGATTTTCCTGCTTTTGGTGATGCTGATTATCTTTTTGGCGGGGTTCCTGATTGATTTCATCGAGATCATTTTTATTGTCGTCCCGATAGTAGATCCAATTTTCAGACATTTTGGAATGGATATGCTTTGGATTTCTATTCTGATTGCTCTGAATCTTCAAACTTCGTTTCTCACTCCTCCGTTTGGCTTCTCACTTTTCTATCTGAAAGGTGTTGCACCGAAGGAGGTAAGAACCCTTGATATTTACAAAGGTGTAATTCCCTATATCATTATTCAGTTGGTAGCCCTCGCTCTCGTCGCGGCTTTCCCCGAGATCATACGATTAATTTAA
- a CDS encoding type II toxin-antitoxin system MqsA family antitoxin → MKCPVCKNGETAKGKVVVTLAKGEFIAVYRSVPADICQNCGEEYVDSSIARSLLELSNETCKKGVIVDIRDYRAA, encoded by the coding sequence ATGAAATGCCCTGTTTGTAAAAATGGTGAGACTGCTAAAGGTAAAGTTGTGGTAACTTTGGCCAAAGGTGAATTTATTGCTGTTTATCGCAGTGTTCCGGCTGATATTTGCCAAAACTGTGGTGAAGAGTATGTTGACAGCTCAATCGCCCGGTCGCTTCTTGAGTTATCAAATGAAACCTGCAAGAAAGGTGTCATCGTTGACATCAGAGACTATCGGGCGGCTTAG